TGTCAAGTTTTACGCGCCAGCTGGTGTGCGGGTCGTCTGCCCGGCCGTGAACGGTGAGGGCCGGACCGCGCGTGTCGTGCGCGGTCCGGCTCCTGGGAGTCTGCGCCGGCTACGCGACGGCCAGCCGCCCGGCCGCCGCATCCGCGTGCTTGCGGCCGTTCCGGAGCGCGGTCGCGTGCCCCTTGTAGGCCTTGCGGAACAGCTCTGCTCCCGCGTCGGTCGTCACGGTCAGCAGGTACCGGGTGCCGTCGGTGGAGTAGGTGAGCTTTGCGGTTGCGGCGCCGGTGGCGTAGGTGAAGCCGAGCACCGGACCTCCGTCGGACTCGTCGGCCGTCCACCCCTCCGCCGCTGCGGCACCCTTGCGCACGGCGTGGAGCGGTGCGGCCATGAGGGAGACGGCCATGTCGCGGGGGGAGCGGCGGACGTAGGACAACAGGCCGTTGCGGTGGGTGAAGGTGTACCCGTCGACGTACGCCAGCGACCTCCAGTCGCCGAGCACGAAGCGGCACTTCCCGCACTGGCTGGCGCCCGGGCAGAGGCGCAGGTCGGGCGCGTAGCACCTTGGGCAGCGCGCCGGCGCGCCCTCCAGGGTGCCCGCAGCCGCCGCCGCGGCCTCCTGTCCGCGGGGGATCGCGGTCCGGAACTGGCTGACCGGTGCAGCGGCTTCGGCGGTGTTGAGCGGCATGGTCGACTCCTCGCGACGGGCGGTTCGTAGGCGCCGGGGGGCGCTTGCTCCGCCCGTTCCGACACGCACTAATTTACCCGCACCGAGGAGTCGAGTCAAGTTATGCGCGCCGAACTATCCGGGGAGGGGTGCCTCCTGGCGGCGGGCCTTGCGGCGGGCGCTGCGCCGGGCCAGTGCGCGTTCGGCCGGGCCGATCGCGACGACCGTGACGACGATGGACACCATCCGAGCCCACAGTGGGGGCTCGTCGCCGGTCGCGAGGAGCCAGGCTCCGGAGAAGAGGAGGCCCGCCGCGAAGTACAAGAGGACCTGGGCGACGCTGATCGTGCGGATGAACACGGGTGTTGATCTCCTGTCGGTGTAGGTGGTGGGGCGGGTGGTCGGGCGGGGCGCACCGAGGAGGCGGCGTCCGCCCGGGTCTCGCCCGGTGGCGGCCCGGAGTCGGGCCGCCACCGGGAGGGGGTCAGCAGGGGAAGTCGGCGTGGCACTGGTGGCAGCAGCGGCCGCAGCTCGCCTCGCAGTTGACCTGGACGCGCTCGCCGCAGCCCTCGCAGCAGACGTCCGCGTCATCCGGAGCGAAGAAGCCGCCGATGCCGGTCCCGTCCTCGCAGGCGCATGCGGTGGGGATGGTCTGGGTGGCGGTGGCGGTGAGCTGCATCTTCGTCTCCTCGGTGTGGTTCGCAGTGGCCGGTGGGGCGCTTGCTCCGCCCTTCCAACAGTCACTAATTTACCCGCACGGGGGAGTGATGTCAAGTTTTACGCGTCACTAGTAGGCGTGGATGCCGGGCGCGGATCTGCGCCCGGCGGAGGGGGCGGTCAGCGGCGGTTGAGGTGGATCGCGTCGACTACGGGCGTTCCCTGCTCGGTGAACCCGAAGCGGGTGACCGTGACGGGGCGCGCGCGACGTCGTGTGGGGTTGGTGTAGTCGGCGAGCAGCGGGGCGACGATGACGCCCACCTCCGCCTTGCCGGGGCCGCCCGACCAGCGCACGGTCAGGTCGTGGGACTTCACGCCGCGCCCACGGCGTACGGAGAACCGGACCCCGGGGAACGCGCGCCGCAGCTCCCGGCGGAGGTGGGTGGCCGTGACCTTCGGGGGAAGCCAGGTGTGGCGGTCGTAGATCTCGTTCGGGACCGGCATCGGAATGACGGCGGTGTACTCGATGTGGACCAGCGGGAGCGCGCCGCCGTCGAGTGCGTGCAGCTCGTAGTGGGAGGCGGGTGCGCCGTGCATCGTGGCGGACATGCACGCCAGGCACGTGCACGGCTGCACCCTCCACAGCCGCCTGCTGGCCGCGTCGCCCGTGTACCTGACCCAGGTTCCTGCGGGGAGGCGCAGGGCCAGGTAGCCGGCGGCGTGCGGGGAGGTGGCGCGGGCGGTGTCCATCAGGTCGCATCCTTCGTCGTCGTGGGCCGGTCGCGTGATCCGCTGCGGGGCGGCCCCTCGTTCCGTAATCACTAAATTACCCACGCGGGGCGCGACTGTCAAGTTATACGCGTCGCGGAGTGCCGCTCCTTCGCCGGGCCTGCTAGCCCTTCACGGTGTGCAGGCCAGGCCAGTTCCGGGTGCAGTCCGGGCAGAGGGTTCCGCAGTCGTCCAGGGGCTCGGCGTGCGCGTGCCAGCCCGCAGCGCGGGCGGACCGCCGGCCCTCGGTCCAGCCCCCGGGGAACGTGGCCTCGCGTCCGCAGTCGGGGCAGGTGACCATGTGCTGGCTCATCTCCCCGGCGCGCGCGTCGAGCTGCTCCAGGACCGTCCTCGCGTTCTCGACGTGCAGGTGCGCGTGTTCGTGCCGCAGTGACGACAGGCTCTGGCCGTCGTAGACCAGGGCGAGGACGTCAGCCAGGAGCATGCGGCCCGCCGCGTCGTCGTCGAAGAGGAGGCGGGTGAGCTGTTCGAGGGGCTGGGTGGTCATGCTGGGCCTTCCTTCTGGGGATGTTTCGTGGGTCAGATGGCGTCGGCGCTGAGATCGCGCAGGAACACCCGGGGGTAGACGCCGAGGTCGTCGAGGGTGTCGATGGCTGCCCAACCGGTGTGGTGACGAGCCGTGCCCCAGATCTGCCCGTGCCGCTTGTGGCCGCACCCGTCGGTCCACGTGAGGCGGGTAGGGGAGCCGGTGCAGAACCGCCAGGGGGCGGTGGGATCTCCGTCGAGCCAGTCGGCGGCGCTGGCGAAGTCCGTGAACTCCTCCTCGGTGAAGTCGTCGGTGCCGGGGCACGCGCACCTCACGTGCAGCGCCCAGCCGCTCGCGCGGTGTTCGATGCGGAGCGCCGCGTCGGGTTCGTTCCGGCAGTCCTCCACGGCCTTGAGCGCTCCGCGCACGGCGTCGTGACGGGTCAAGCCGAGGCGTCCGTACTGGCGGCGGTCTCCCTCGACGCCGCGCACGGCCCAGCCCCACCCGGAGGGGGTGACCGTGCCGGGCAGGTGCAGCACGGCGAAGGTGCGGGGGCTGGAATCGGCGGTGCCGGGGACGTCGAAGAACCAGCCGTCGACTCCGAAGGCGTCTCGGACCGTTACGCGGGTCCGTTCGCCGTCCTCGCTCCGGAGCGGGCGGTACTTCGCGAACGCGGGAAGCCGGGGGGTGCTCATGCCTTGCCTCTCAAGATCGAACTTCTCGGGTATGACCAGCCGGCGCTGGGCGGAGCGTGAGATCGGCGGGTGCACCGTCTCTGGACGGCGCGCGTGTTCTCCTCGGCGAAGGACCTCGCGGGAAGGGGTGCTGTGGCTGAGCGCGACGCGGTGGCCTGTCCTGCGCCGGGTTCGGCCGGTGGGAGGGGCGGCCGGTGAGGCCGCCCCCGCCCGGCTGGGTTAGATGACGCGCATTCCGAACAGGCGCGGCGTGGTGTCGACCTCGCCGCACAGGTCCTGGGCGCAGTCGCCGCAGAGGTGGTGGGGGCACCCGCAGTCGTCGAGGTTGTAGACGTGCCATCCGGCGTCGTGCGCGTCCTCCGTGCCCTCGTCCGCATCGTCGAGGAAGGGGGAGAGCTTGCCGCAGTCGCCGCACTCGATCCGGTCGTACTCGATGACCTCCAGGGGCTCCACGACCGTGGCGGTGAGGGGGGTCTCGGTCAGCGTGGCGGTCATGGCGCTCCTTGCGGGGTGGGGCTGGTTCGTGGTGTCCGGTGAGGCGCTTGCTCCGCCCTTCCGTAATCACTAATTTACCCGCATCGGGGAGTGGTGTCAAGTTTTACGCGTCATTCTGGCGGGGGTCATCATCCGGGGCCGGGCGGCCCGCCGCGAGGCGGGTCTAGCCGGGCGCGGGTTCCAGCGCCCCGGGCGGCCCGGCGCTCCGAGGTGAGCGCCGGGGGTGAACGTGGTCAGTGGGAGTAGGCGTCGGTGTGCAGATCGATGCGGCCCGAGCGGGCCTCGTACCGCGCCCGCAGTGCCGCCGCCGCCCTCTCGGGCGGGATGGCGACGATCCCGTGACGCCGGTACATCAGGTCGGTGACGTCCTCGACGCTCACCACCCCGAAGGCGGACAGGCGCTCACGGGGCGGGAGCTGCGGCCAGACGGTGTCATAGAGGGTGCGCCGCGCCACAGAGACGGCCGCATCCGCTGCGTCGAGGAGCTGCTGGTCGAACTGGGCCGCGAGGGCCGCCTGGGCGGATGTCGCGCGGCGGCGGCTCAGCAGGAGGGCGAGGGCGCTGCGCAGGAGGTGGGGTCGGGAGGCGGTGGCCATGGGCGGGCTCCTGGGGTGAGTCGGGACGGACGGGGAATCACCCCGCATTCACTAAATTACCCGAACGGGGGAGGGGGGTCAAGTTTTACGCCTCACAGAATGCGGAGTGATCTGCAACGGCGGACCTGTTTCAGCCCCTCGCGGTGAGGCCGGCCGAGGCAGCCGCCGCCCACACCCTCTGCCAGCGGGCAGCGTCATCGCGCCGGAGGGAGTCCAGGTCGTCGGCGGTGATCCGCGTCCAGGTCGCCGTGTGGTGCGCCCCGACGCTGGGTGCAGTGGTGGAGATGCCGGTGATCACGCCCGTTGCCGAGTCCTGGGTGACGGTGCCGTAAGTGGGCGCCTCCCCGGTGTCCGTGTACGTCATGGCCGCGAGGCGCTCGCGCACGGCACGGCCGAGGAAGGCCCGCGTCCGCCCCTGGCGCCCATTGGGGAAGGTGATCTGCTCGGCGTAGAGCTCGCCATCGTCGATGACGGGGGCCTGCTCGGGTACGGACATGCTCAATCTCCTGGATCTGGCGGGAAGGCGCGACGGCCGGGGACGACATCGCGTCGCTCGTCGTCGCGGACGGATCGGTGTGTCAGTACGGAGGTCGGGGCGAACGGACGCCGGCCCTTCACGCGTCGCGCGGGAGCGGTGCGCCGCCGAGGTGCTGGCTGAGCCCAAGGGGTCAGGATGCGAGCGCCTGCTGGGCCGTGGCGTGGATGACCGCGAGCATGCCCTCGTCCTCCCCGTTTCCATTCGTGGCGAGCACGGTCAGCGACGTCGCTGCGCGGCCGTCCCACGGGCCCTTGTGGCCTGAGCGGTGAGTGAGCCGGCCTTTCCAGAGCAGCGGTACTTCATCCCCGTCGGCGTGACCTGCGATCCAGACATGACCGCGTGGAGCGAGCGACTGAATCTGACAGACGTACACGGTGCCCTGCGCCTGGTCGGACCACGAGAACCAGGTGCCCGGAGCGAAGCCGGTCGGCTCGTACCGGGCGGGACCCGGAGCCTTCCACTTTTCGCCCGGCGCGGGCATGGCGGGCGGGTTGTACGGCGTCGC
This portion of the Streptomyces sp. NBC_01264 genome encodes:
- a CDS encoding LPD29 domain-containing protein, with product MDTARATSPHAAGYLALRLPAGTWVRYTGDAASRRLWRVQPCTCLACMSATMHGAPASHYELHALDGGALPLVHIEYTAVIPMPVPNEIYDRHTWLPPKVTATHLRRELRRAFPGVRFSVRRGRGVKSHDLTVRWSGGPGKAEVGVIVAPLLADYTNPTRRRARPVTVTRFGFTEQGTPVVDAIHLNRR